From the Bacteroidota bacterium genome, the window ACAGACTTCTTCTTTACCCAATAGAAAACTATTTTAACAGAAATCCATGTATGAGTCAGCACTTTGCGACCCTTGTGAAAAAATTTGTGTTCCTTGTGGTTTGATGATAGTTTGAAGTGGTTTGAAATACCTTACCACTAAGGCACAAAGAGCACGGAGGGAAAAAGTGGTTTGAGATTGTTTGAGGAGGTTTGATACAGTTCAAGAAGTTCAATATAGTCCAATTCAAAGGGTTCAAAGTTTCTTGGGTTCCGGAATGAATTTTACATTAAGCCGCATAGCGGCGTCCTATTTGTAGAAAGCATAGTGAAATCAAATAATTAAGCCGCGAGCGGTGACCTATTAATATATTACTACTAAGGCAAAAAGGCACTAAGAATACAAATATGTCTAATAATTTTTATGGGCAAATGCTTTTTTAACCTGGCTTAATTCCCTGCGGGCATCTTCATTTTTAAGGTCTTCGCGTTTATCATATTCCTTTTTACCACGGGCTAAAGCGATTTCAAGCTTAGCCAGCCCTCTTTCATTGATAAACAAATGTACGGCCACAATGGTCAAGCCTTTTTCCTGGGTTTTGCGCTGAAGTTTTTGTAATTCTTTTTTCGTCAATAATAATTTTCTGTCCCTTCTGGGATCATGATTATTATAGTTTCCCCACCAATATTCGGAAATATTCATACCCTTTACCCAAAGCTCATTATTATTAAAATAGCAAAAAGCATCAACCAGGCTGGCTTTCCCTTCCCGTATAGATTTAATTTCAGTACCGGTAAGGACTATGCCGGCAACATATTTTTCAACAAACTCAAAATTGAAGGAAGCTTTTTTATTTCTAATGTTAACTTTCGATTCCATATCTAAAAAATGTAAAATGCCCCCCTCCTTAGCCTGAGGGTTCAGGCAAAGTTAATAATAAAACCATGATCCCCGCGATTGTGAAACATCTGCTTAAACCTTTCCGGCACCAGACAAAAAATCCTTAAGGAGAAAAGTATCCTTAACTTTTATTCCTTTGGGTTCGCATTTCAAATTGCAGCATTCGTTATATAAATCGTGTTCAAAAAATAAAACATAATTATTTTCAAAAGCTTCGTTTAAAAAATCTTCCTTTTCTTTTAAAGTTTTCATAGGTTCGACATCATAACTGGCAATATAAGGCAGAGGGATATGAGCAACGGAAGGCAATAAATCGGCTACAAAAACAATAGTTTTGCCGTTAAAATGAATAAAAGGCACAACCTGCCCTTTGGTATGGCCGTCATATATCCTCACTTCAAAATCGGGGAAAAGCATGCCATTTTTTTCAATAAATTTCAGATGCCCGCTTTCCTGCATATACAGGAGATTTTCACTTAAAAAAGAATCAGCTTCCCGCTTATTGGGATTTATAGCCCAATTCCACTGAGAACGGCTTATCCAGTAGGTAGCATTTGGAAACACAAGTTCCAAAGCTGTTCTGTCGGAATTATAACGCAATCCTCCCCCACAATGATCGTAATGCAGATGGGTCAGTACCATATCGGTAATATCTTCGGGTTTGTAGCCATATTCTGCAAGAGCACCTTTCAGGCCTTTACCTCCGTTAAGATGGAAATGGCTAAAAAATTTGGCACTTTGTTTATCACCGAAACCATTATCTATCAATATCTTTCTATTCCCGTCAACGATGAGTAAAGAACGCAAAGCCCAGTTGCATAAATTTTCATCATCAGCAGGATAAACTTTTTTCCACAGGACCTTAGGGACAACACCAAACATAACGCCCCCGTCAATTTTAAAATTTTCTATGTGAATAGGGTAAATTTCCATGATATGTCTTTATGATAATAAAGCAAATATACGACACATATTGCTATTTTTGCATCAGATTTAATTAACAGTTAGAAGTTCATGAAAGTTCATTTTATAGCAATAGGAGGCAGTGCCATGCACAATTTGGCCATTGCCCTGTCCAAAAAAGGATATACAGTAACAGGCAGTGATGATGAGATTTTCGAACCGGCTAAGAGTCATCTTGCAGCTTATGGCCTTTTACCGGAAGCCCCGGGATGGAACCCTGATTTGATTACTCCGGATTTGGATGCAGTGATCCTGGGCATGCATGCATTTGAGGACAATCCTGAACTTCAAAGAGCCAGGGAGCTCAACCTGAGGATATACTCCTATCCCGAATACCTGTACGAACAGACCAAAAACAAAACCCGGGTAGTCATAGGGGGAAGCCATGGGAAGACAACCATTACGGCAATGATTATGCATGTTTTGCATTTTCATCATAAGAAATTCGATTATATGGTAGGTTCCCAACTCGAAGGATTTGATGCCATGGTAAGCCTTTCTGAGGATGCACCGGTTGCCGTATTTGAAGGCGACG encodes:
- the smpB gene encoding SsrA-binding protein SmpB, coding for MESKVNIRNKKASFNFEFVEKYVAGIVLTGTEIKSIREGKASLVDAFCYFNNNELWVKGMNISEYWWGNYNNHDPRRDRKLLLTKKELQKLQRKTQEKGLTIVAVHLFINERGLAKLEIALARGKKEYDKREDLKNEDARRELSQVKKAFAHKNY
- a CDS encoding MBL fold metallo-hydrolase, which translates into the protein MEIYPIHIENFKIDGGVMFGVVPKVLWKKVYPADDENLCNWALRSLLIVDGNRKILIDNGFGDKQSAKFFSHFHLNGGKGLKGALAEYGYKPEDITDMVLTHLHYDHCGGGLRYNSDRTALELVFPNATYWISRSQWNWAINPNKREADSFLSENLLYMQESGHLKFIEKNGMLFPDFEVRIYDGHTKGQVVPFIHFNGKTIVFVADLLPSVAHIPLPYIASYDVEPMKTLKEKEDFLNEAFENNYVLFFEHDLYNECCNLKCEPKGIKVKDTFLLKDFLSGAGKV